TTTTATCAACAACTTGTTCGATCGATAATTGATCAGAATCAATTACGATTGCATCTTTAACGATCATAAGTGGTGCTAATTTACGATTAGTATCATTATCATCACGTTGTTGGATCTCATTAGTAAATTGTTCTAAAGTAGCTTTGTTTAGTTCTAGATTTAATTGTTTGATTCTTCTGATTGCTCGTTGTTGAGCAGAAGCTGTTAAAAACACCTTTAAGATCGCATTAGGTAAAACTACACTAGTAATATCTCGACCATCCATTACTACTGGTTTTTTATTTGCATAATCTTGTTGCAAACTTAGAGCATACGCTCTAATCTTAGGATCTTGAGCGATCTCACTAGCACCTTTTGAGATTGTGGGATCATTAAGTAATTGTGAGATATTTTCTTTGTTGATTACAACCTGATCACCATTAAAAGCACATTCATACTTGTTAAAGTTGCTAATCAATTGATCAATTGATCAATTATTTTCTTTAATTAAATAATAAAAAGCTCGAAAGATCTTGCCAGTTGATAAATAATCAAAACCAAGACGTTGAGCTACTAGT
The nucleotide sequence above comes from Mycoplasmoides gallisepticum. Encoded proteins:
- the cmk gene encoding (d)CMP kinase, whose product is MTKQINSQQIAIDGPAGSGKSTVAKLVAQRLGFDYLSTGKIFRAFYYLIKENNWSIDQLISNFNKYECAFNGDQVVINKENISQLLNDPTISKGASEIAQDPKIRAYALSLQQDYANKKPVVMDGRDITSVVLPNAILKVFLTASAQQRAIRRIKQLNLELNKATLEQFTNEIQQRDDNDTNRKLAPLMIVKDAIVIDSDQLSIEQVVDKIISLYKQRLGVNYA